One segment of Thermoanaerobacter kivui DNA contains the following:
- the lipA gene encoding lipoyl synthase has translation MQKPEWLKVRLLNEDLNRMEAFLKSMSLNTVCQSANCPNMGECFARKTATFMIMGNICTRNCRFCAVEKGHPQPLDENEPRRIAEAAQKLGLKHVVVTCVTRDDLPDGGASHFAKTIYELKKLPGVTVEVLVSDFMGKEESIAQVVEAKPDIINHNVETVPRLYPNVRPKADYLRSLNLLKKSNELDTYILTKSGIMVGLGETEEEVIQVMKDLRSVDCDMMTIGQYLRPSAKHIEVAEYVTPQQFKRYEEIGYELGFKYVASGPLVRSSYHADEGLKVTKA, from the coding sequence ATGCAAAAGCCTGAATGGCTCAAAGTGAGGCTATTGAACGAAGATTTAAACAGGATGGAAGCTTTTTTAAAAAGTATGTCTTTAAACACAGTTTGTCAAAGTGCCAACTGTCCCAACATGGGGGAATGCTTTGCGAGAAAGACAGCTACTTTTATGATTATGGGAAATATATGTACGCGAAACTGTAGGTTTTGTGCGGTAGAAAAAGGACATCCTCAACCTCTTGATGAGAATGAGCCTCGAAGAATTGCTGAGGCTGCTCAAAAGTTAGGATTAAAGCATGTAGTGGTTACTTGTGTTACAAGAGATGATTTACCGGATGGTGGAGCATCACATTTTGCAAAGACAATCTATGAACTTAAAAAATTGCCAGGAGTTACAGTTGAAGTACTTGTATCTGATTTTATGGGTAAAGAAGAGTCTATTGCTCAAGTAGTAGAAGCCAAGCCAGATATAATAAATCACAATGTAGAAACAGTACCGAGACTTTATCCCAATGTAAGGCCAAAAGCAGATTATTTAAGGTCTTTAAACCTTTTAAAAAAGTCAAATGAATTAGACACTTATATTCTTACTAAGTCAGGAATTATGGTGGGGCTTGGGGAAACAGAAGAAGAGGTTATACAAGTTATGAAAGACTTAAGAAGTGTTGATTGTGACATGATGACTATAGGACAGTATTTGAGACCTTCAGCAAAACATATAGAAGTAGCAGAATATGTTACTCCACAGCAATTTAAGAGATATGAAGAGATAGGATATGAATTAGGTTTTAAATACGTAGCTTCTGGTCCCTTAGTCAGAAGTTCTTATCATGCTGATGAGGGGTTGAAGGTGACAAAGGCTTAA
- a CDS encoding ferritin family protein, translated as MPEFGTPFSGLSEKRKLTHEELVRAIRFMVAAEYEAVQLYTQLAEATDNELAKAVLMDIADEEKVHAGEFLRLLKELAPDEEKFYEEGAKEVEEIIEEIK; from the coding sequence ATGCCTGAATTTGGAACGCCTTTTTCGGGGCTTAGTGAAAAGCGTAAACTTACTCATGAAGAATTGGTAAGGGCTATACGCTTTATGGTGGCGGCAGAGTATGAGGCAGTTCAACTTTATACTCAGTTGGCAGAAGCTACTGATAATGAATTAGCAAAAGCAGTTTTAATGGACATAGCAGATGAGGAAAAAGTGCATGCCGGAGAGTTTTTGAGGCTTTTGAAAGAATTAGCTCCTGATGAGGAAAAATTTTACGAAGAAGGGGCAAAAGAAGTAGAGGAGATAATTGAGGAGATTAAATGA